The Dehalococcoidia bacterium sequence TCGGACGGTATCGTTTTGGCATAAGAGTATTCTGCAGCAATTAAAGCTGTTTGTCAGGGTTGTGTCAAGTATGAATCTCCGGTGAGACTACCATCACTCTTGCAAAAACACAAGGAAGCGGGTTATAGTTCATAATACGATAGGAAGGACACACCGGAGGGGAATGAGTGCGCAGGGAAGCCTTATACCGGTAGTTCGATGTTTGACAACGCTTAATCAGAGCCTACCCAATACAACAGGGGGAACAAAAATGCCAGCAGAGGACGGGCCAAAAGACAAGAAGGAGACTCCGGTAGATATCAGAGAGATGGAGATTGATGACATTCCTTCCGTATTCCATCTGGGGGAACGGCTTTTCACCAGCGACGAGTTTCCTATCCTCTATCGAACCTGGGATGCTTATGAGGTAACCGATGCTTTCACCGCAGACCCCGAATACTGTTTTGTAGCCGAAGCTGATGAGAAGATTGTCGGATTCGTTCTGGGAACTACCATCGAGAAAGAGGGTACTGCATGGAAGACATACGGCTATCTGAGCTGGATAGGCGTGGACGACGATTTTCAGCGGAGAAGGCTGGGCAGACGGCTTTACCGGAAGCTGGAGGAGAAGTTAAGGCTGGATGGAGCCCGAATGATGCTGGCCGATACCGGAGAGGGAAACGCGGAAGCCATCTCCTTCTTTCACCGGATGGGGTTCTCCAAACAGGGTCAGCATGTATGGCTGGGCAAAACCCTCCGCAAGCCTCGGGTGACCAAGAAGGCTCAGACTTAATCAGACTTTCCCGGATGATCTGGATTTTCTCTGGAGAGGCAATAAAAATGACGAAATCGACTGAGCAGTCAAATGACATCAACCCCCAGAGGCTCAAAGCTCTGTTAAAAGATCTTGTGGATATCTATAGTCCCAGTGGAAAAGAACAGGAGATTATCGCTTTTGCAACGGACTATCTGTCAAAGCAGGGGCTGAACGTAAGCAAGCAAGAGGTCGATGAGAATCGCTATAACGTGATTGTCGTGCCTCAGGAGAGAGATGAGGTGGACCTTTGTTTTGTGGGACATCTGGATACGATTGTAGCCTACGATCTGGACGATTATGAGTCTCATGAAGAGGGGGATGAGGTTCACGGACTTGGAGCTGTGGATATGAAGGGTGGCTGCGCAGCGATGATGGAAGCCTTCACGGTGATTGCCGAACGGGGGAAGGATTTCCCTTCCGTGGGGCTTGCGCTGGTGGTGGGTGAAGAAGAAGGCAATGACGGCGCCAAGGCTTTGGCTCAGGAATATGATTTCCAGTGGGCTATCATCGGCGAGCCCACCGATTTGAAACCCTGTCTGGGTCACTACGGCTATCTGGAGGTGCTCTTGCGCACTCGCGGGAAGCGAGCTCATTCTTCCATGCCTGAGCTGGGG is a genomic window containing:
- a CDS encoding GNAT family N-acetyltransferase, coding for MPAEDGPKDKKETPVDIREMEIDDIPSVFHLGERLFTSDEFPILYRTWDAYEVTDAFTADPEYCFVAEADEKIVGFVLGTTIEKEGTAWKTYGYLSWIGVDDDFQRRRLGRRLYRKLEEKLRLDGARMMLADTGEGNAEAISFFHRMGFSKQGQHVWLGKTLRKPRVTKKAQT
- a CDS encoding M20/M25/M40 family metallo-hydrolase — its product is MTKSTEQSNDINPQRLKALLKDLVDIYSPSGKEQEIIAFATDYLSKQGLNVSKQEVDENRYNVIVVPQERDEVDLCFVGHLDTIVAYDLDDYESHEEGDEVHGLGAVDMKGGCAAMMEAFTVIAERGKDFPSVGLALVVGEEEGNDGAKALAQEYDFQWAIIGEPTDLKPCLGHYGYLEVLLRTRGKRAHSSMPELGQNAIEMMLRLLLNVTDYATRLPQGFVYNIRELSGFPGAFVVPALCEAWLDLHLPPDSRIDVLKTELEKLLEEAHQNIPDMDAYIRFEDTYSGYRISEERALVRKLRDVYQGMSLNWEPQDFRSHSDGNVLWAGGIDPIILGPGRLESAHTPEESVSFEQVIKASQLYLNFALSLR